Proteins found in one Cyanobacteria bacterium GSL.Bin1 genomic segment:
- a CDS encoding methyltransferase domain-containing protein, which translates to MTYLETTAQFYKQVAETPELGLCCVQNGSFQLPGLSIPSAMQEMNYGCGTTVQPTELGNQPTVLYVGIGGGLEALQFAYFSPRPEAIIAVEPVAEMREVAKQNLHQAAKQNEWFDPSFVKIVSGDAFNLPVRNESVDVVAQNCLFNIFERQDLKTALKEVYRVLKPGGRLLMSDPIATQPIPDKLRQDERLRAMCLSGALTYPEYMNCLVEAGFGEIEVRARRPYRLLDTATYGLSEDLQLDSLDSVALKVPTPADGACIFTGKTAIYRGSEETWDDGKGHTFQKGVPLGVCDKTAHQLAQQFPDTIVVTASTWHYQGDGCC; encoded by the coding sequence ATGACTTATCTCGAAACAACCGCACAATTTTATAAACAAGTCGCCGAAACCCCAGAATTGGGCTTATGTTGCGTTCAAAATGGCTCCTTTCAACTCCCCGGACTCAGTATTCCCTCTGCTATGCAGGAAATGAACTACGGCTGTGGCACAACCGTTCAACCCACAGAATTAGGGAATCAACCCACTGTCCTCTATGTTGGCATTGGCGGAGGGTTAGAAGCCCTGCAATTTGCTTATTTTTCCCCTCGTCCGGAAGCCATTATTGCGGTGGAACCGGTTGCAGAAATGCGCGAGGTCGCCAAACAGAATCTTCACCAAGCTGCGAAACAAAACGAGTGGTTTGACCCCAGTTTTGTCAAAATTGTTTCTGGGGATGCCTTTAATTTACCCGTTCGGAATGAATCCGTTGATGTTGTGGCGCAAAATTGTCTGTTTAATATCTTTGAACGGCAAGACTTAAAAACTGCCCTCAAAGAAGTTTATCGCGTTCTCAAACCCGGCGGTCGTTTATTGATGAGTGACCCCATTGCCACTCAGCCGATTCCAGACAAACTCCGTCAAGATGAACGGTTACGAGCAATGTGTCTTTCCGGCGCACTGACTTACCCTGAGTATATGAATTGCTTAGTAGAAGCTGGGTTTGGTGAAATTGAAGTGCGCGCCCGTCGCCCTTATCGCCTACTCGATACCGCCACCTATGGCTTAAGTGAAGATTTACAGTTGGATAGTTTAGACTCAGTTGCATTGAAAGTTCCCACCCCAGCCGATGGTGCTTGCATTTTTACTGGGAAAACAGCCATTTATCGGGGTTCAGAAGAAACTTGGGATGACGGGAAAGGACATACTTTCCAAAAAGGCGTTCCTTTAGGGGTTTGTGATAAAACCGCTCATCAACTTGCCCAACAGTTTCCAGACACCATTGTTGTTACTGCATCAACATGGCATTATCAAGGGGATGGCTGTTGTTAA